From a single Bacillus pumilus genomic region:
- a CDS encoding amidase gives MNVKEYMTYDAIGLAALVRNKQVSPEELMQAAFARLNEVNPELNAVIQTRQDQVVKESQSLQTHQPFAGVPFVLKNISQGLENEPLTAGAALLKDVKAKTDSYFVQRLKQAGFLMMGHTNTPEFGLRNVTEPALHGPTRNPWNPNYSPGGSSGGTAAAVASGIVPAGGASDGGGSIRIPASFTGLFGLKPTRGRTPVGPGAGRQWQGASIDFTLTKTVRDSAALLDLLQVIQPEAAFQTPLYDGSYQDDLVKRTSSMRIAYSVESPVGTKVSEEAKRAVQQTVKWLSEQGHQVEEAGPAIDGVHLMQQYYVMNSGEMSALFTSLARSLGRPVKPEETDIVAWVLAEAGKNVTAAAYTESLDAWDMAAAQMASFHQTYDLFVTPATAYSAPKIGELMHSKEETAELLRVSSLSMQAQQELIYDMFLKSLTYTPFTQLANLTGQPSMSVPVHLTEAGMPLGVQVTAPKGKEDWLLRLAAEMETSSIWKGTNQIIR, from the coding sequence ATGAACGTAAAAGAGTATATGACGTATGATGCAATTGGCTTGGCAGCACTTGTGCGGAATAAGCAGGTATCGCCTGAGGAGCTTATGCAGGCTGCATTTGCTAGATTGAATGAGGTCAATCCTGAACTAAATGCGGTGATTCAGACAAGACAAGATCAAGTAGTAAAGGAGAGTCAGTCCTTACAGACGCATCAGCCGTTTGCGGGCGTTCCATTTGTACTGAAAAATATATCGCAAGGGCTGGAAAATGAACCGCTGACAGCAGGTGCTGCATTGTTAAAGGATGTAAAGGCAAAAACGGACTCCTACTTTGTCCAGCGATTGAAGCAGGCTGGATTTCTCATGATGGGTCATACAAACACACCAGAATTCGGATTAAGAAATGTCACAGAACCTGCTTTGCATGGTCCAACGAGAAATCCTTGGAATCCTAACTATTCCCCTGGTGGTTCAAGTGGCGGAACAGCAGCAGCTGTTGCAAGCGGCATCGTCCCTGCTGGTGGAGCAAGTGACGGCGGAGGGTCTATTCGGATTCCGGCATCCTTTACAGGTTTGTTCGGTCTTAAACCAACACGAGGAAGAACGCCGGTAGGACCAGGCGCAGGAAGGCAGTGGCAAGGGGCTTCCATTGATTTTACACTCACAAAAACAGTGCGTGACAGTGCAGCGCTTCTTGATCTGCTTCAAGTCATTCAGCCGGAAGCGGCTTTTCAAACGCCATTATATGATGGCAGCTATCAAGACGATCTGGTGAAACGTACATCTTCTATGCGAATTGCTTACAGTGTGGAATCTCCAGTAGGTACGAAGGTCAGTGAGGAAGCGAAGCGGGCGGTGCAGCAAACAGTAAAATGGCTGAGTGAGCAAGGGCATCAAGTAGAAGAAGCAGGGCCGGCAATAGATGGTGTTCATCTCATGCAGCAATATTACGTCATGAACAGCGGAGAAATGTCTGCATTATTTACGTCCTTGGCTCGTTCATTAGGGCGTCCAGTAAAGCCGGAAGAAACGGATATCGTCGCATGGGTGCTGGCGGAGGCTGGCAAGAATGTAACAGCAGCTGCTTATACAGAAAGCCTTGATGCATGGGATATGGCGGCTGCACAAATGGCGTCATTTCATCAAACCTATGATCTCTTTGTGACGCCAGCGACTGCATATTCAGCTCCTAAGATTGGTGAACTGATGCATTCGAAAGAGGAAACTGCTGAACTTTTACGTGTGTCATCCCTCTCAATGCAAGCACAGCAGGAGCTCATTTATGACATGTTCTTAAAGAGTTTGACCTACACACCATTTACACAGCTTGCCAACTTAACGGGTCAGCCTTCTATGAGCGTTCCCGTTCATCTCACTGAGGCGGGCATGCCTTTAGGCGTACAGGTAACAGCACCTAAGGGAAAAGAGGATTGGCTGCTTCGGCTTGCAGCGGAAATGGAGACATCCTCGATTTGGAAAGGAACAAATCAAATCATACGCTGA
- a CDS encoding TetR/AcrR family transcriptional regulator: MSTKDKIIQTAALLLRKQGYYATGLNQIIRESGTPKGSLYYYFPNGKEELAIAAVEYISQKVINRIEESFAYSDEPYIAIDRFMTNIIRGFMEQENERGIPIVLLAAESKPEHTQLHTACKQEMIRWQKLVKEKLMNSGYEENKADELASLLQSMVIGGLSMTTALKQTTPLEHVKCYLRHLFMREE; the protein is encoded by the coding sequence GTGAGCACGAAGGACAAAATCATTCAAACGGCTGCACTTCTTTTACGAAAACAGGGGTATTATGCGACAGGGTTGAATCAAATCATTCGAGAGAGCGGTACGCCGAAAGGATCTCTTTATTATTACTTTCCAAACGGAAAAGAAGAGCTGGCCATAGCAGCCGTTGAATATATTAGTCAAAAGGTCATCAATCGAATTGAAGAAAGCTTTGCCTATTCGGATGAACCGTATATCGCCATTGACCGTTTTATGACAAACATCATTCGGGGATTTATGGAGCAGGAAAATGAAAGAGGGATACCGATTGTCTTGCTGGCGGCAGAATCCAAGCCAGAACATACGCAGCTTCATACTGCATGTAAACAAGAAATGATCCGCTGGCAAAAGCTTGTGAAAGAAAAGCTCATGAACAGCGGATATGAAGAAAACAAAGCGGATGAGTTGGCCTCTCTCCTTCAGTCAATGGTGATTGGGGGTCTATCGATGACCACAGCACTCAAACAAACGACCCCGTTAGAACACGTAAAATGTTACCTTAGACACTTATTTATGCGAGAAGAGTAA
- a CDS encoding quercetin 2,3-dioxygenase → MSEQLESIKQSEGTSFYTVSGSGELYGLENQLVHVLAEANQTNQLFELVLITGGKGAYFPLHCHEHLFETIFVLEGKLEVILDGKKYMVTAFDYIHIPPKTIHGYRMHSHKTRFISYTLGGQMTDVYQQIGKRLLQNEWTMTDQAFDAASFQQAEKESDLMLIHGIRQLSNTTKPSVLFHSQLPRAVQPYVLEAGEGKQYIVEGQLHELIATTETTGGGFSHFVIEGAKGKYFPPHYHQVHTEALYCVEGRMNLQLNGEHICLMPGDFAYIPPNTIHSYELESHSNKFLLLLLPGKIEQLYEQFDESQSPSICPYFIQKGNLMFDREVSSQYDLVFVENE, encoded by the coding sequence ATGTCGGAGCAACTGGAATCGATCAAACAATCCGAAGGTACCTCTTTTTATACCGTGTCCGGTTCAGGGGAGCTGTATGGTCTAGAGAATCAGCTTGTTCATGTGCTGGCAGAAGCAAATCAAACAAATCAGCTGTTTGAGCTTGTCTTAATCACGGGTGGGAAAGGGGCTTATTTTCCACTGCATTGTCATGAGCACTTATTTGAAACCATTTTCGTGCTGGAAGGAAAGCTTGAAGTGATACTAGACGGTAAAAAATATATGGTCACAGCCTTCGATTATATTCATATCCCGCCTAAAACAATTCATGGCTACAGAATGCATAGTCATAAAACAAGATTTATTTCATATACGCTGGGCGGGCAAATGACGGATGTTTATCAGCAAATAGGGAAAAGGCTCTTGCAAAATGAATGGACGATGACTGATCAGGCTTTCGATGCAGCCAGCTTTCAGCAAGCTGAAAAAGAAAGCGATCTCATGCTGATACATGGTATCAGGCAGCTGTCCAATACAACCAAGCCCTCCGTTTTATTTCATAGTCAGCTCCCGCGCGCAGTGCAGCCCTATGTATTAGAGGCAGGTGAAGGGAAGCAATACATTGTTGAAGGTCAGCTTCATGAGCTGATTGCAACAACGGAAACAACAGGAGGCGGATTCAGTCATTTTGTGATTGAAGGCGCAAAGGGAAAGTATTTTCCTCCGCATTATCATCAAGTGCATACAGAAGCACTTTATTGTGTTGAAGGCAGAATGAATCTTCAGTTAAACGGAGAGCATATTTGCTTGATGCCTGGGGATTTTGCCTATATTCCTCCGAATACCATTCACTCGTATGAATTAGAATCTCATTCCAATAAATTTTTGCTTTTGCTGCTTCCAGGAAAGATTGAGCAGTTGTATGAGCAGTTTGACGAATCACAAAGCCCGAGTATATGTCCTTATTTTATTCAAAAAGGGAACCTAATGTTCGATCGAGAGGTTTCATCTCAATATGATTTGGTTTTTGTCGAAAATGAATAA
- a CDS encoding zinc-dependent alcohol dehydrogenase, protein MRAVTYQGKHRIAVKKVDTPSIQDREDVIVRITSTAICGSDLHLYQGNFPLPIGYVIGHEPMGIVEEVGPDVTAVKKGDRVVIPFTVACGQCQYCHHHLESQCDHSNPHYDSGGLFGYSEKFGNYPGGQAEYLRVPFGNYTPFKVPEDCELEDEQLLFLSDVLPTAYWSVEHAGVKKGDTVIVLGCGPVGLMAQQFAWQKGAERVIAVDYIDYRLHHAKRMSGVEVFDFTEDADMGETLKELTKGGADVVIDCVGMDGKKSPLEKIEQKLKLQGGTIGPIQIATKAVRKCGTVQLTGVYGGLYNMFPLGAFFARNVTLKMGQAPARGYMSKLYQKVTTGEIDPRAIITHQLPLDDAAHAYHIFNEKQDDCIKVILKP, encoded by the coding sequence GTGAGAGCTGTTACCTATCAAGGGAAACATCGAATTGCAGTGAAAAAAGTAGACACGCCGTCTATACAAGATCGAGAAGATGTGATTGTACGGATTACGTCTACTGCAATTTGCGGGTCAGATTTACATTTGTATCAGGGCAATTTCCCGCTGCCCATCGGCTATGTGATTGGACATGAGCCAATGGGGATTGTGGAGGAAGTTGGACCTGATGTCACGGCAGTAAAAAAAGGAGACCGTGTCGTTATTCCATTTACCGTTGCATGTGGTCAATGCCAATATTGTCACCATCACTTAGAAAGTCAATGCGATCACTCGAACCCGCATTATGATTCGGGTGGACTTTTCGGATATAGTGAGAAATTTGGAAATTACCCTGGTGGACAGGCAGAATATTTACGCGTACCCTTTGGAAACTACACCCCGTTTAAGGTGCCGGAAGATTGCGAGCTAGAGGATGAACAACTGCTGTTCTTATCAGATGTCCTGCCGACTGCCTATTGGAGCGTCGAGCATGCAGGGGTGAAAAAAGGAGACACAGTCATTGTGTTAGGCTGTGGACCCGTTGGGCTGATGGCGCAGCAATTTGCATGGCAAAAAGGGGCTGAACGTGTGATTGCGGTTGATTATATTGATTACCGCCTCCATCACGCAAAACGAATGAGCGGCGTAGAAGTATTTGATTTTACAGAAGATGCCGACATGGGAGAAACGTTAAAGGAGCTCACCAAGGGTGGAGCCGATGTTGTCATTGATTGTGTGGGAATGGACGGGAAGAAGTCTCCGCTTGAAAAAATTGAGCAGAAACTCAAGCTCCAAGGCGGAACGATTGGACCAATTCAAATTGCCACAAAAGCTGTTCGTAAATGTGGAACCGTGCAGCTGACTGGTGTGTATGGAGGACTGTACAACATGTTCCCATTAGGCGCCTTCTTCGCAAGAAACGTCACGCTGAAAATGGGACAAGCCCCAGCAAGAGGATACATGTCAAAGCTTTATCAAAAAGTGACAACCGGTGAAATTGATCCGAGAGCGATCATCACACATCAATTACCTTTAGATGATGCTGCTCATGCGTATCACATATTCAACGAAAAGCAGGATGACTGTATCAAGGTCATCTTAAAGCCATAA
- a CDS encoding MarR family winged helix-turn-helix transcriptional regulator yields MQHFELEASLLDHALTKYLKATKRIDEENIPKNVTNVKGFILRIIYRHQSCTVKNILQEVSLSPSATTTALNHLEDEGLIIRSRNSNDRRTVWITLSETGEQIAKQMIGNRQLLVNHLFNHLSEEDKKTFFELIEKMVDANTLKA; encoded by the coding sequence ATGCAACATTTCGAGCTAGAGGCAAGTTTGTTAGACCATGCGCTGACAAAGTATTTAAAGGCGACGAAACGAATAGATGAAGAGAACATTCCAAAAAACGTCACGAATGTGAAAGGGTTTATTTTGCGCATCATTTATCGCCATCAATCATGTACTGTGAAAAATATTCTGCAGGAAGTTTCATTATCTCCCTCTGCAACAACAACCGCTCTCAATCACTTAGAAGATGAAGGGCTAATTATCCGCTCTCGAAATAGTAATGACCGCCGTACAGTATGGATTACACTCTCTGAAACGGGTGAACAAATTGCCAAACAAATGATCGGCAATCGCCAACTGCTTGTCAATCATCTGTTCAACCATCTTTCAGAAGAAGATAAAAAAACATTTTTTGAATTAATCGAAAAAATGGTAGACGCGAACACATTAAAGGCATAG